The Streptomyces sp. NBC_00490 genome includes a region encoding these proteins:
- a CDS encoding DUF4097 family beta strand repeat-containing protein: MQKFTTPAAVTAVLDIPAGRIQLIAADRTDTTVDILPADASRSRDVKAAEQTAVTYADGVLRIQAPEAKNQAFGPSGSIEVTVQLPAGSRVEVTSASAELRGVGRLGDVTLDSAQGPVKLDETASARLALQAGDITVGRLTGDADIRTQKGDLTITEAVRGTLTLRTEQGDVSIGAARGTSATLDAGTSYGRIDNTLHNAGAADLTIHATTAHGDITARSL; this comes from the coding sequence ATGCAGAAGTTCACCACCCCCGCCGCCGTCACCGCCGTCCTCGACATCCCCGCCGGCCGCATCCAGCTGATCGCCGCGGACCGCACCGACACCACGGTCGACATCCTGCCCGCCGACGCCTCCAGGAGCCGCGACGTCAAGGCGGCCGAACAGACCGCCGTCACCTACGCCGACGGCGTCCTGCGCATCCAGGCCCCCGAGGCGAAGAACCAGGCCTTCGGCCCCTCCGGCTCCATCGAGGTCACCGTCCAGCTGCCCGCCGGCTCCCGCGTCGAGGTGACGTCCGCCAGCGCCGAACTGCGCGGCGTCGGACGCCTCGGCGATGTCACCCTCGACAGCGCCCAGGGCCCGGTCAAGCTCGACGAGACCGCGAGCGCCCGCCTCGCCCTCCAGGCCGGCGACATCACGGTCGGCCGCCTGACCGGGGACGCGGACATCCGCACCCAGAAGGGCGACCTGACCATCACCGAAGCCGTACGCGGCACCCTCACCCTGCGCACCGAACAGGGTGACGTGAGCATCGGCGCCGCCCGCGGTACCTCCGCCACCCTCGACGCCGGCACCTCCTACGGCCGGATCGACAACACCCTCCACAACGCCGGCGCCGCCGACCTGACCATCCACGCCACCACCGCCCACGGCGACATCACCGCCCGCAGCCTCTGA
- a CDS encoding class I SAM-dependent methyltransferase yields the protein MTNNQPAPDGVMRLINGYWNTGVIGAAATHRVFTHLENGASTAAQVAARAEISERGAQSLLDGLVSVELVLLEDGRYRNTPEASAFLVEGKPASLAGFAKLKLQHTGSLTDLPEVVRIGGPLAGGETEVADNPHWEGIVPAIAAVSVPAADAGVEALGIADAGEISILDVGGGSGIYSSIWLKANPAARAVQLDWEPINVIARRLVGEQGVGDRFTTLDGDFHTTDFGTGLYDIAVYSHIAHQENAESNIEVFTRLRRALKPGGALVVADYVVDDDRAAPAFPLLFALEMLLKSNEGGTWRRSDYRDWLIKAGFEDVSFHAAPPATMVIAR from the coding sequence ATGACGAACAACCAGCCTGCACCGGACGGTGTGATGAGGCTGATCAACGGCTACTGGAACACCGGTGTCATCGGCGCCGCGGCCACCCACCGCGTCTTCACCCACCTGGAGAACGGCGCGAGCACGGCCGCCCAGGTGGCGGCCCGCGCCGAGATCTCCGAGCGGGGCGCGCAGAGCCTCCTGGACGGTCTGGTCAGCGTGGAGCTGGTGCTGCTCGAGGACGGGCGCTACCGCAACACCCCCGAGGCGTCCGCGTTCCTGGTCGAGGGCAAGCCCGCCTCCCTGGCCGGCTTCGCCAAGCTCAAGCTCCAGCACACGGGCAGCCTCACCGACCTCCCCGAGGTCGTCCGCATCGGCGGCCCACTCGCCGGCGGCGAGACCGAAGTGGCCGACAACCCGCACTGGGAGGGCATCGTCCCCGCCATCGCCGCGGTGTCGGTTCCCGCCGCGGACGCCGGCGTCGAGGCGCTCGGCATCGCGGACGCCGGTGAGATCTCGATCCTCGACGTGGGCGGCGGCTCGGGCATCTACTCGTCGATCTGGCTGAAGGCCAACCCGGCCGCCCGCGCGGTCCAGCTCGACTGGGAGCCGATCAACGTGATCGCCCGCCGGCTGGTGGGGGAGCAGGGTGTGGGGGACCGCTTCACCACGCTCGACGGTGACTTCCACACCACCGACTTCGGCACCGGGCTGTACGACATCGCCGTCTACTCCCACATCGCCCACCAGGAGAACGCCGAGAGCAACATCGAGGTCTTCACCCGGCTCCGCAGGGCGCTCAAGCCCGGCGGCGCGCTGGTGGTCGCCGACTACGTCGTCGACGACGACCGCGCCGCTCCGGCGTTCCCGCTGCTGTTCGCCCTGGAGATGCTCCTCAAGAGCAACGAGGGCGGCACCTGGCGGCGCTCCGACTACCGCGACTGGCTGATCAAGGCAGGCTTCGAGGACGTGTCGTTCCACGCCGCGCCGCCCGCCACGATGGTCATCGCCCGCTAG
- a CDS encoding type III polyketide synthase, protein MPRLCKPAVSAPEHVITIEETLEFAAKAHAGKPQLPLALRLIRNTGVLKRHIVQPIEQTLGHPGLTERNRIYEAESRKLTPPVIEDALRNADVAARDIDAIIYVSCTGFSMPSLTAWLINQLGFRSDTRQIPIAQLGCAAGGAAVNRAHDFCLAHPGSNVLIVSCELCSLCYQPDADDIGSLLSDGLFGDAVAAAVVRGNGGVGIELERNASYLIPHTEDWISYAVKDTGFHFQLDRRVPGTMEPLAPVLREFAKDHSWDAGKLDFYIVHAGGPRILDDLAKFLEVDRTVFRHSWATLTEYGNIASAVVFDAARRLFEEDTPAQDATGMIAGFGPGITAEMALGRWNADAPAELD, encoded by the coding sequence ATGCCCAGGCTATGCAAGCCCGCGGTGAGCGCGCCGGAACACGTCATCACCATCGAAGAGACTCTCGAGTTCGCCGCGAAAGCCCATGCGGGAAAGCCGCAGCTTCCTTTGGCGCTCCGGCTGATCCGGAACACCGGGGTCCTGAAGCGGCATATCGTCCAGCCCATCGAGCAGACCCTCGGGCACCCGGGCCTGACGGAACGCAACCGCATCTACGAGGCCGAGTCCAGGAAGCTGACCCCGCCGGTCATCGAAGACGCCCTGCGCAACGCCGACGTGGCGGCCCGTGACATCGACGCCATCATCTACGTGTCGTGCACCGGCTTCAGCATGCCGTCGCTGACCGCCTGGCTGATCAACCAGCTCGGCTTCCGCTCCGACACCCGCCAGATACCCATCGCCCAGCTCGGCTGCGCGGCGGGCGGCGCGGCGGTCAACCGTGCCCACGACTTCTGCCTGGCCCACCCCGGCTCCAACGTCCTGATCGTCTCCTGCGAGCTGTGCTCGCTGTGCTACCAGCCCGACGCGGACGACATCGGCTCGCTGCTGTCCGACGGGCTGTTCGGCGACGCGGTCGCGGCCGCCGTGGTCCGCGGCAACGGCGGTGTCGGCATCGAGCTGGAGCGCAACGCCTCCTACCTCATCCCGCACACCGAGGACTGGATCTCCTACGCGGTCAAGGACACCGGCTTCCACTTCCAGCTGGACCGCCGGGTGCCCGGCACGATGGAGCCGCTCGCGCCGGTGCTGCGCGAGTTCGCCAAGGACCACAGCTGGGACGCCGGCAAGCTCGACTTCTACATCGTCCACGCCGGCGGTCCGCGCATCCTCGACGACCTCGCCAAGTTCCTCGAGGTCGACCGCACGGTGTTCCGCCACAGCTGGGCGACCCTCACCGAGTACGGCAACATCGCCAGCGCGGTCGTCTTCGACGCGGCCCGCAGGCTGTTCGAGGAGGACACCCCGGCCCAGGACGCCACCGGCATGATCGCCGGCTTCGGCCCCGGGATCACCGCCGAGATGGCGCTGGGCCGCTGGAACGCCGACGCCCCCGCAGAGCTGGACTGA
- a CDS encoding multidrug effflux MFS transporter — MSQQAEEATAKGRRFPGARSPAKGRRDTAGPDRSVRWTGLLVTFLLGALAAVPPMSMDMYLPALPEVTHSLGASASTVQLTLTACLIGMAAGQLVVGPMSDRWGRRGPLLAGLMVYVVAAAMCAVAPNVESLIAFRVLQGLAGSAGVVIARAVVRDLYDGLAMARFFSTLLLISSVAPIIAPVIGGQVLHFTNWRGIFVVLTGIGIALTVLVWRRLPETLPPERRQRGGVRGAMWIMRGLFIDRVFTGYLMTNGFAYGALFSYIAASPFVIQDIYGASPQTFSLLFGLNSLGLLVAGQINGKVLVGRVRLDKVLGYGLALLAAGGLALVLVTQGVFGDPGTVQIAACLFVMISSLGLILPNTNALALMRTPHAAGSASALVGTSCFVMGAIASSLVGIAGKETAVPMAVVQLGSALAAMVCFLGVCRPWRNRPMEMPKR, encoded by the coding sequence ATGTCTCAGCAAGCCGAGGAAGCCACCGCCAAAGGCAGGCGATTCCCGGGGGCGCGGTCCCCGGCGAAGGGCAGACGGGACACGGCCGGTCCGGACAGGTCGGTGCGCTGGACCGGGCTCCTGGTCACGTTCCTCCTCGGTGCTCTCGCCGCGGTGCCGCCGATGTCGATGGACATGTATCTGCCGGCCCTGCCGGAGGTCACGCACAGCCTGGGGGCGTCCGCCTCGACCGTCCAGCTGACGCTCACCGCGTGCCTGATCGGCATGGCGGCCGGGCAGCTCGTGGTCGGCCCGATGAGCGACCGGTGGGGCCGGCGCGGCCCGCTGCTGGCCGGGCTGATGGTCTACGTCGTCGCCGCCGCGATGTGTGCTGTGGCCCCCAACGTCGAGTCGCTGATCGCCTTCCGGGTGCTCCAGGGGCTCGCGGGGTCGGCCGGGGTCGTCATCGCCAGGGCCGTCGTACGCGATCTCTACGACGGTCTCGCCATGGCCCGGTTCTTCTCCACGCTGCTGCTGATATCCAGCGTCGCCCCGATCATCGCGCCCGTGATCGGCGGACAGGTCCTGCACTTCACCAACTGGCGGGGCATCTTCGTCGTCCTGACCGGGATCGGTATCGCGCTCACCGTGCTGGTGTGGCGCCGGCTGCCGGAGACGCTGCCGCCCGAGCGGCGCCAGCGCGGTGGGGTGCGCGGGGCGATGTGGATCATGCGCGGGCTGTTCATCGACCGGGTCTTCACCGGGTACCTGATGACGAACGGCTTCGCGTACGGGGCGCTGTTCTCGTACATCGCCGCCTCGCCGTTCGTGATCCAGGACATCTACGGGGCGTCGCCGCAGACCTTCTCCCTGCTGTTCGGCCTGAACTCGCTCGGTCTGCTGGTCGCCGGCCAGATCAACGGCAAGGTCCTGGTGGGCCGGGTCCGGCTGGACAAGGTCCTCGGGTACGGGCTCGCGCTGCTCGCGGCCGGCGGGCTGGCGCTGGTGCTGGTGACGCAGGGCGTCTTCGGTGATCCGGGTACGGTCCAGATCGCGGCCTGTCTGTTCGTCATGATCTCCTCGCTGGGTCTGATCCTGCCGAACACCAACGCGCTCGCCCTGATGCGCACCCCGCATGCCGCGGGTTCGGCTTCCGCGCTGGTCGGTACGTCGTGCTTCGTGATGGGCGCGATCGCCTCCTCGCTCGTCGGGATCGCGGGCAAGGAGACGGCGGTGCCGATGGCCGTGGTCCAGCTGGGCAGCGCGCTGGCCGCGATGGTCTGCTTCCTGGGCGTGTGTCGTCCCTGGCGGAACCGGCCGATGGAGATGCCCAAGCGCTGA
- a CDS encoding methyltransferase — MSGDQHTAAAGTSTHPKGTNALTPQATLARFREYMVGPSRFMTLLSVFELGVVDALRETPGLTAAQLGEKVGAKADALEQLLFLLVKEGFVAQDETSGGYRLDGLAEVAESDLARALAYMNLIKVTALRQLYYLTESARTGTVVGLKELYGAEGTLYDAVADHQDLNESWLKLMNTVTANIDPWFFANIDIPAGARVLDVAGNTGLGAIHTYRHKASDGLTVTTFDLPDKESRALANFRAEGLEEHLSFIGGNVFDEIPKGFDVVLIKHFLDMFDKDNVLKILQGANDSLEEGGQIHILVPVYPEDITQTDNYNVDFFPAFFIGAAMGQGGPQKLSVYQSLLEQAGFKVTSAVTKSAAEIPPDVIPVQAVLSATKVA; from the coding sequence GTGAGCGGTGACCAGCACACCGCCGCGGCCGGGACATCCACTCATCCGAAGGGGACCAACGCCTTGACACCGCAAGCCACGCTCGCCCGATTCCGCGAGTACATGGTGGGACCGTCGCGGTTCATGACCCTGCTGTCCGTCTTCGAGCTCGGCGTCGTCGACGCGCTGCGCGAGACCCCCGGCCTGACGGCGGCCCAGCTGGGAGAGAAGGTCGGCGCCAAGGCGGACGCACTCGAACAGCTGCTGTTCCTGCTCGTCAAGGAGGGCTTCGTCGCGCAGGACGAGACCTCCGGCGGCTACCGCCTCGACGGCCTCGCCGAGGTCGCCGAGAGCGACCTCGCCCGCGCCCTGGCCTACATGAACCTGATCAAGGTCACCGCGCTCAGACAGCTGTACTACCTCACCGAGTCCGCGCGCACCGGCACCGTCGTCGGCCTGAAGGAGCTCTACGGCGCCGAGGGCACCCTGTACGACGCGGTCGCCGACCACCAGGACCTCAACGAGTCCTGGCTCAAGCTGATGAACACGGTCACCGCCAACATCGACCCCTGGTTCTTCGCCAACATCGACATCCCGGCCGGCGCCCGGGTCCTCGACGTCGCCGGCAACACCGGCCTCGGGGCGATCCACACCTACCGGCACAAGGCCTCCGACGGTCTGACGGTGACCACCTTCGACCTGCCCGACAAGGAGTCCAGGGCGCTGGCGAACTTCCGGGCCGAAGGCCTCGAGGAGCACCTGTCGTTCATCGGCGGCAACGTCTTCGACGAGATCCCCAAGGGGTTCGACGTCGTCCTGATCAAGCACTTCCTGGACATGTTCGACAAGGACAACGTGCTCAAAATCCTCCAGGGGGCCAACGACTCACTCGAGGAAGGCGGCCAGATCCACATCCTGGTGCCGGTCTACCCCGAGGACATCACGCAGACCGACAACTACAACGTCGACTTCTTCCCGGCGTTCTTCATCGGCGCCGCCATGGGCCAGGGTGGTCCGCAGAAGCTGTCGGTCTATCAGAGCCTGCTGGAGCAGGCCGGGTTCAAGGTGACCAGCGCGGTCACCAAGAGCGCCGCCGAGATCCCCCCGGACGTCATTCCCGTCCAGGCCGTCCTCAGCGCGACGAAGGTCGCCTGA
- a CDS encoding DegT/DnrJ/EryC1/StrS family aminotransferase, which yields MSDNEKIPLVFASLGEQELAAVAEVFASGWAAGQGPKGQALEAQLKERYGAGDAVAVSNCGAALHLAMLAFGVQPGDEVIVADYTFPAPAHAVRYVGGTPVFADVRADTGTVDPQSVADLVTSRTVGIIAVDTVGLPADYTELQAIADRHGLFLIEDAACAVGATYQGREAGSLAEVACLSFHGRKGATSGEGGAFIATDPAIGAKARQLSAFGIGSIFDMGQVIGLPIPEFTEIGYNFKLSDIAAAILTVQLGRIEELMERRRAVAARYAELFADEELLTVPHVPADRTHAWQSYLVTLDASVDRGAVATELRAQGIGTLHGTWANHVQPAFDAQQVCPVSADLFQRNLGIPMHAELTMSQVERVSEVLRTALRTHARPARTLKGAA from the coding sequence ATGAGCGACAACGAAAAGATCCCCCTGGTTTTCGCGAGCCTCGGGGAGCAGGAACTGGCCGCCGTCGCCGAGGTGTTCGCCTCGGGATGGGCGGCGGGCCAGGGACCCAAGGGACAGGCCCTCGAGGCCCAGCTGAAGGAACGTTACGGAGCCGGTGACGCCGTCGCGGTCAGCAACTGCGGCGCCGCCCTGCACCTGGCGATGCTCGCGTTCGGCGTACAGCCGGGCGACGAGGTCATCGTCGCCGACTACACGTTCCCCGCCCCCGCGCACGCGGTCCGCTACGTCGGCGGGACCCCGGTCTTCGCCGACGTGCGCGCCGACACCGGCACCGTGGACCCGCAGTCGGTGGCGGACCTCGTCACCTCCAGGACCGTCGGCATCATCGCCGTCGACACCGTCGGCCTGCCCGCCGACTACACGGAACTGCAGGCCATCGCCGACCGGCACGGGCTGTTCCTCATCGAGGACGCCGCCTGCGCGGTCGGCGCCACCTACCAGGGACGCGAGGCCGGTTCGCTGGCCGAGGTGGCCTGTCTGTCCTTCCACGGACGCAAGGGCGCCACCAGCGGCGAGGGCGGCGCCTTCATCGCCACCGACCCGGCCATCGGCGCGAAGGCGCGGCAGCTGTCGGCCTTCGGCATCGGCAGCATCTTCGACATGGGCCAGGTCATCGGCCTGCCGATCCCCGAGTTCACCGAGATCGGCTACAACTTCAAGCTGTCCGACATCGCCGCGGCGATCCTGACGGTGCAGCTCGGCCGTATCGAGGAGCTAATGGAGCGCCGGCGCGCCGTCGCCGCCCGCTACGCCGAACTCTTCGCCGACGAGGAGCTGCTGACGGTGCCGCACGTGCCGGCGGACCGCACCCACGCCTGGCAGTCCTACCTGGTGACGCTGGACGCGAGCGTCGACCGCGGGGCCGTCGCCACCGAACTGCGCGCCCAGGGCATCGGCACCCTGCACGGCACCTGGGCCAACCATGTGCAGCCCGCCTTCGACGCGCAGCAGGTGTGCCCGGTCTCGGCGGACCTCTTCCAGCGCAACCTCGGCATACCCATGCACGCCGAGCTGACCATGAGCCAGGTCGAGCGGGTCTCCGAGGTCCTGCGCACCGCACTGCGCACCCACGCCCGGCCCGCCCGGACCCTGAAGGGAGCGGCATGA
- a CDS encoding cupin domain-containing protein, whose protein sequence is MTGLILPPGQGRKLITKAQEVTFKATKEDGSAISIFEVVVPPGFDVGAHVHSDAQEFFYVLEGELQLLAFEPTRRTEQDWHEWESPDGDKVVRATEGASMFVPSGTPHAFRNASDKPARMLFQCYPSPVHELYFEEIAEIWAAGGINPDAIDEMRRRYDVSQITPQRYQPPALLDPQSSEPRGA, encoded by the coding sequence ATGACTGGCCTCATCCTCCCGCCCGGTCAGGGGCGAAAGCTGATCACCAAGGCGCAGGAAGTGACCTTCAAGGCCACAAAGGAAGACGGCTCCGCGATATCGATCTTCGAGGTGGTCGTACCGCCCGGATTCGATGTCGGGGCGCATGTCCACAGCGATGCGCAGGAATTCTTCTACGTCCTGGAAGGGGAGCTCCAGCTCCTGGCTTTCGAGCCGACCCGGCGCACCGAACAGGACTGGCACGAATGGGAGTCCCCCGACGGGGACAAGGTCGTCCGGGCCACCGAGGGTGCCTCCATGTTCGTGCCGTCCGGAACCCCGCACGCCTTCAGGAATGCCTCCGACAAACCGGCGCGCATGTTGTTCCAGTGCTACCCGTCACCCGTTCACGAACTGTACTTCGAGGAGATCGCGGAGATCTGGGCGGCCGGAGGCATCAACCCCGACGCCATCGACGAGATGCGCAGGCGCTACGACGTCAGCCAGATCACCCCGCAGCGCTACCAGCCGCCTGCCCTTCTCGACCCCCAGTCCTCCGAACCGCGCGGAGCGTAA
- a CDS encoding DUF3099 domain-containing protein gives MNRTSWRRDGPPAESITRARTGLSEDLRGRQRRYVAAMLVRSACVVLMALTWNRWPVVAVGALVGGVVIPYVAVVVAQAGWRQQRGARPELARTVAEPETRVVLEPTLILPPEREA, from the coding sequence ATGAACCGCACGTCATGGCGCCGGGACGGCCCCCCGGCCGAGTCCATCACCCGGGCCCGCACCGGGTTGAGCGAGGATCTGCGCGGCCGTCAGCGCCGCTACGTCGCCGCGATGCTGGTGCGCAGCGCCTGCGTGGTCCTGATGGCCCTCACCTGGAACCGCTGGCCCGTCGTCGCGGTCGGCGCGCTGGTCGGCGGGGTCGTCATCCCCTACGTCGCCGTCGTCGTCGCCCAGGCCGGGTGGCGCCAACAGCGCGGAGCGCGGCCCGAGTTGGCCCGGACGGTCGCCGAGCCCGAGACCCGCGTGGTCCTCGAACCGACCCTGATCCTGCCGCCGGAACGCGAGGCATAG
- a CDS encoding DoxX family protein has protein sequence MNIALWIVAGVLGAVALAGGAQKLAQPKAKLAAGGYGWVDDFSDSGVKTIGALEVLAGLGLILPAALDIAPVLVPLAATGLVLLMIGAALTHLRRHESQAIVVNVVLLAVAAFVAWGRFGPHSF, from the coding sequence ATGAACATTGCTCTGTGGATCGTCGCGGGAGTGCTGGGCGCGGTCGCCCTGGCGGGCGGCGCCCAGAAACTGGCCCAGCCCAAGGCGAAGCTGGCCGCGGGCGGTTACGGCTGGGTCGACGACTTCAGCGACAGCGGCGTCAAGACGATCGGTGCCCTGGAGGTGCTGGCCGGGCTGGGCCTGATCCTGCCCGCCGCCCTCGACATCGCGCCGGTGCTGGTGCCGCTCGCCGCGACGGGCCTGGTGCTGCTGATGATCGGCGCCGCCCTCACGCACCTGCGCCGCCACGAGTCCCAGGCGATCGTGGTGAACGTGGTCCTGCTCGCCGTAGCCGCCTTCGTGGCATGGGGCCGCTTCGGCCCGCACTCCTTCTGA
- a CDS encoding aromatic prenyltransferase yields MRDNTDPADLSIIEEVSRLVGVPCSARTVRSILSAYGDTLEQAVVAFRVATGERNAGDLDCRFTMLPPDLDPYAVALANGLIEATDHPVGSLLAQLHAGFPIGFSGIDFGVVGGFKKTWSFFPLDDLKPLSELVALESMPASAAGNLDLFTRYGVADKVSLVGIDYRHRSVNLYFGAAPASVFEPGTLTSLLEESGLPAPSERLLRFATGAFGIYATLTWDSPKVQRITIAAMTDDPLSLPVTIEPDIEDFLKNSPYRTDGHQFVYAITVAPRGEYHKLQSYYRWRPQVETTLLVPDSQ; encoded by the coding sequence ATGCGGGACAACACCGACCCGGCAGACCTTTCGATCATCGAGGAAGTCTCCCGACTGGTGGGAGTGCCCTGCTCGGCCCGGACGGTCCGCTCGATCCTGTCCGCCTACGGGGACACGCTCGAGCAGGCCGTGGTCGCCTTCCGGGTGGCGACGGGGGAGCGCAACGCGGGGGACCTCGACTGCCGTTTCACGATGCTCCCGCCGGACCTGGACCCGTACGCCGTCGCGCTGGCGAACGGCCTGATCGAGGCGACCGACCACCCCGTCGGCAGCCTGCTGGCACAACTCCACGCGGGATTCCCCATCGGTTTCAGCGGCATCGACTTCGGGGTCGTCGGCGGTTTCAAGAAGACCTGGTCCTTCTTCCCGCTCGACGACCTCAAGCCGCTGTCCGAGCTGGTCGCACTGGAGTCGATGCCGGCCAGCGCGGCCGGGAACCTCGACCTGTTCACCCGGTACGGCGTGGCCGACAAGGTGAGCCTGGTCGGCATCGACTACCGGCACCGGTCGGTGAACCTGTACTTCGGGGCCGCCCCCGCCTCCGTCTTCGAGCCCGGCACGCTCACCTCGCTCCTCGAGGAGAGCGGGCTGCCCGCGCCGAGCGAGCGGCTGCTGCGCTTCGCCACCGGGGCGTTCGGCATCTACGCCACCCTGACCTGGGACTCCCCGAAGGTCCAGCGGATCACCATCGCCGCCATGACCGACGACCCGCTCTCCCTTCCGGTGACCATCGAGCCGGACATCGAGGACTTCCTGAAGAACTCCCCGTACCGCACCGACGGCCACCAGTTCGTCTACGCGATCACGGTGGCGCCGCGCGGCGAGTACCACAAGCTCCAGTCGTACTACCGATGGCGACCCCAGGTGGAGACCACCCTGCTGGTGCCCGACAGCCAGTAG
- a CDS encoding class I adenylate-forming enzyme family protein, translating to MKGSVAYHSIQKRGLHIGLLPQMAAAVNPSTPISLDHDLGVLPKAGRRLTVAQYADHVDDLAARLWAAGVRTDERVVIYKTANADHWMLAAAVSRIGGVVVNLSPALDPTTVGVLLERVDQPTLLTDGAKLDVLADVPLTDLTRRIITSADHRPGSISLAELAGSPRVKPVVRPIDEAAVITHTSGTTGIPKLVVHTPRTQGIRLVPQWRLLSLMRKKQTVAINVPFVHSRMVAAMSLALLKEYPVLLMRETGPAEVAEQFVQHRPAFVEALPNSLMEWEELAEDPRAPFGSVKVFSSTFDAIHPGTMSRLLKASGRKGALFFQIYGQSEVGPAVGRAYFRHSAHKANGRCVGWAMPYGAARIRVVSRDGNTPSETNPGSIEVAWDGIAKTYYGEQDRYDANRDGQWWRTGDVGYRTRFGCLHMLDREIDMIPGVKSSLEIEDVVLGQLHELTELVVVQGPDSEPVPVICTVDDKPLDLDRWRAAVAEFPQLADPVQIPQAELPRTATLKVQRRALAQRFQEQA from the coding sequence ATGAAGGGCTCTGTGGCCTATCACTCGATACAGAAGCGCGGTCTTCACATCGGCCTGCTGCCGCAGATGGCGGCCGCCGTCAACCCGTCGACCCCGATCAGCCTCGACCACGACCTGGGCGTCCTGCCCAAGGCGGGACGGCGTCTGACGGTGGCCCAGTACGCCGACCACGTCGACGACCTGGCGGCCCGACTGTGGGCGGCCGGGGTGCGCACCGACGAACGCGTCGTCATCTACAAGACGGCCAACGCCGACCACTGGATGCTCGCCGCCGCCGTCTCCCGCATCGGCGGCGTCGTCGTGAACCTGTCGCCGGCGCTGGACCCCACGACCGTGGGCGTCCTGCTGGAGCGGGTCGACCAGCCGACCCTGCTCACCGACGGCGCCAAGCTCGACGTCCTCGCCGACGTGCCCCTCACCGACCTCACCCGGCGGATCATCACCTCGGCCGACCACCGGCCCGGGTCGATCTCGCTCGCCGAACTCGCCGGCAGCCCCCGGGTCAAGCCCGTCGTGCGGCCCATCGACGAGGCCGCCGTCATCACCCACACCTCCGGCACCACCGGAATCCCCAAGCTCGTCGTGCACACGCCCCGCACCCAGGGCATCCGCCTCGTACCGCAGTGGCGGCTGCTGTCCCTGATGCGCAAGAAGCAGACCGTCGCGATCAACGTGCCCTTCGTGCACTCGCGGATGGTCGCGGCGATGTCCCTGGCCCTGCTGAAGGAGTACCCGGTCCTCCTCATGCGGGAGACCGGCCCCGCCGAGGTCGCCGAGCAGTTCGTCCAGCACCGCCCTGCCTTCGTCGAGGCACTGCCCAACTCCCTGATGGAGTGGGAGGAGCTCGCCGAGGACCCGCGCGCCCCGTTCGGTTCGGTGAAGGTCTTCAGCAGCACCTTCGACGCCATCCACCCCGGCACCATGAGCAGGCTGCTCAAGGCGTCCGGCCGCAAAGGCGCCCTGTTCTTCCAGATCTACGGGCAGAGCGAGGTCGGTCCGGCCGTCGGCCGCGCCTACTTCCGCCACTCCGCGCACAAGGCCAACGGCCGCTGCGTCGGCTGGGCCATGCCGTACGGCGCCGCGCGGATCCGCGTGGTCAGCCGGGACGGCAACACCCCCTCCGAGACCAACCCCGGCTCCATCGAGGTCGCCTGGGACGGCATCGCCAAGACCTACTACGGCGAGCAGGACCGCTACGACGCCAACCGCGACGGCCAGTGGTGGCGGACCGGCGACGTCGGCTACCGCACCCGGTTCGGCTGCCTGCACATGCTCGACCGGGAGATCGACATGATCCCCGGCGTGAAGAGCTCCCTGGAGATCGAGGACGTCGTCCTGGGCCAACTGCACGAGCTGACCGAGCTGGTCGTGGTGCAGGGCCCCGACTCCGAACCCGTCCCGGTGATCTGCACCGTCGACGACAAGCCGCTGGACCTGGACCGCTGGCGGGCGGCCGTCGCCGAGTTCCCCCAGCTCGCCGACCCCGTGCAGATCCCGCAGGCCGAGCTGCCCAGGACCGCCACGCTGAAGGTCCAGCGCCGCGCGCTGGCCCAGCGGTTCCAGGAGCAGGCGTGA